The Leptospira wolbachii serovar Codice str. CDC genome segment ATTGACCAGAGCCTGCCTCATGCGTTCTGCGTGGTCAATGTTTTCACAAAACACAATTGTCTTTTGGAACCTATCATTTTGTTTTAAGAATTCACTGATCTTGGATGCGACTAACTCTGTACGTCTGTCTAAAATGACTCTCTTATCAAAATCGCTTTGTTTATAAACTTTATCTTCAATTTCATTGCCATATTTATCTACCATACCCTTCTCAGGTCGCCATCCCGATAAATCTTTGTCCAAATCAATACGGATCACTTTGTAAGGCGCCAAAAACCCATCTTCAATCCCTTGCCGTAGTGAATACGTATATACTGGTTCCCCAAAATAATGAATATTGGAAACATCTTTGGTTTCTTTCGGAGTCGCAGTTAAACCAATTTGTGTGGCAGAAGTGAAGTATTCTAAAATCGCCCGCCAATTAGAGTCTTCTGCTGCACTTCCTCTATGGCACTCATCCACAACGATCAGATCAAAAAAATCTGGCGAAAATTGTTTATAGATATTTTGATCTTCTTCTGTTCCCGTCACAGCTTGATAGAGAGACAGATATATTTCATAAGATTTGTTCGCTTGTCGTTTTTGAATTTTGGTCATTGCTGATCCAAAAGGTTTAAAGTCATTAGTCATCGTTTGGTCGACTAATATATTCCGATCAGCCAAAAATAGGATTCGTTTTTTGGTCTTGGATTTCCACAACCGCCATATAATTTGGAATGCTGTGTATGTTTTTCCTGTTCCTGTTGCCATAACAAGGAGTAGGCGTTTCTGGCCCTTAGCGATGGCTTCAATCGTTTTGTTAATCGCTAAAATTTGGTAGTATCTTGGTGATTTATTACTCCCATCACTATGATAATCTTGAGTCACAAGTTCTTCTTGTATAAGACTCAACCCCTGTGCATCTTTCCACATCCGCCAAAGTGATTCTGGACTTGGAAACTCATCCAATCCTAACTCAGTTTCAACATTACCATCTGTTATTAATTTATTATGAAATAAAAAACGATCCCCATTAGAACTAAAAACAAAAGGAACTTGGATTAAATCAGCATACTGAAGTGCCTGCTGCATTCCGTCTCCTACTGTATGTTCATTGTCTTTTGCTTCGATCACAGCAATAGGGATATTGGATTTATAAAATAAAACATAATCGGCTCTTTTGTTCTTAGCCCTTGAATGGAGTTTGCCTCGAACAATGATTCGACCATTTGTAATCGGGAATTCCTCTCTCACCTGCAATTGCAAATCCCACCCTGAAGCTTCCAAAGCTGGATTGATAAATTTTGAGCAGATATCTCGCTCAGAGAGGCTTTTTTTATTCATTGAAGGCATTCCAACCAAGATATTGAAAATTCAATTCTTGTTTTATCTATTTAAATCAAAATCTAACAAACATTACTTTGTAAGATTCGTAACTCAATTACTTTTTAGGATATACCCTACCTCAGACAAAACAGCAGAATGTCTTCTGACTTGGTAAATAAAAACCAGTTTTGAAATTTTAACTGAGTAAAAATAAAAAAAGCCCCAAACTTTCGTTCAGAGCTTTTCCCAACATTTGTATACGACAAAGGTTCTATTCTTCCCCGATGAGGGAAAGCCTGCGGAGCACCAAGCGGCACTGCCGCGACTGCGAGCACCCGACCGCCTTGCGTGAGCTTCGAGCTCTAGCAAGCGAGTCGTTCGGCGCAGACCGCCAAACAGAATAAAGTAAAACAAACAACGCAATCTATACATACACGAACTGAATCGTGTATATTGTAATATGGTCAAGCCGATCGAGCGATTAGTATCACTTGGCTGAATCCATTACTGAACTTACACCTGTGACCTATCAACCAGGTCGTCTGCCTGGACTCTTCAGGGAGATCTTATCTTCAGGTGGGCTTCCCACTTATATGCTTTCAGCGGTTATCCCGACCGAACGTAGCTACTCTGCCATGCCACTGGTGTGACAACAGATGCACTAGAGGTTCGTCCAACCCGGTCCTCTCGTACTAGGGTCAGCTCCCGTCAAATCTCCAACGCCTGCGATGGATAGGGACCGAACTGTCTCACGACGTTCTGAACCCAGCTCGCGTACCGCTTTAAATGGCGAACAGCCATACCCTTGGGACCTGCTTCAGCCCCAGGATGCGACGAGCCGACATCGAGGTGCCAAACCGCGTCGTCGATATGGACTCTTGGACGCGATCAGCCTGTTATCCCCGGAGTACCTTTTATCCGTTGAGCGATGGCCCTTCCACACAGAACCACCGGATCACTATGCCCTGCTTTCGCACCTGCTCGACTTGTTGGTCTCACAGTTAAGCTCCCTTATGCCATTACACTCTTTGCGTGATTTCCGTCCACGCTGAGGGAACGCGTAGACTCTCCGTTACTCTTTAGGAGGCGACGCCC includes the following:
- the hsdR gene encoding EcoAI/FtnUII family type I restriction enzme subunit R, translating into MNKKSLSERDICSKFINPALEASGWDLQLQVREEFPITNGRIIVRGKLHSRAKNKRADYVLFYKSNIPIAVIEAKDNEHTVGDGMQQALQYADLIQVPFVFSSNGDRFLFHNKLITDGNVETELGLDEFPSPESLWRMWKDAQGLSLIQEELVTQDYHSDGSNKSPRYYQILAINKTIEAIAKGQKRLLLVMATGTGKTYTAFQIIWRLWKSKTKKRILFLADRNILVDQTMTNDFKPFGSAMTKIQKRQANKSYEIYLSLYQAVTGTEEDQNIYKQFSPDFFDLIVVDECHRGSAAEDSNWRAILEYFTSATQIGLTATPKETKDVSNIHYFGEPVYTYSLRQGIEDGFLAPYKVIRIDLDKDLSGWRPEKGMVDKYGNEIEDKVYKQSDFDKRVILDRRTELVASKISEFLKQNDRFQKTIVFCENIDHAERMRQALVNENSDLASQNSKYVMRITGDSVEGKEELDNFIFPESKYPVIATTSKLMTTGVDAQTCKLIVLDQHIQSMTEFKQIIGRGTRINEDFDKYYFTIMDFKRATELFADPDFDGDPVQIYEPKPDEPVTPPDVTEEEIEVTEGSETDESKFGSEFSELGDIGIPNGEDGDGDLPRPKALKYYVDSVEVRVASERVQYFDANGKLVTESLKDYTRKTVTKEYSTLEEFRKRWNAADRKQAILEELSNQGVFFEALAEDVGKELDSFDLICHVVWDKRPLTRKERAERVKKAKYFEKYGESVRKVLDALLDKYADSGVVQIEETQILTINPFTEFGTPMEIISHFGGLEKYNEAITSLENALYLETA